TCCTAACAGAAAATCCCCAAAACTCAAACCCACAACAAAAAATTACTCAAATTATTCCTCTTGCAGTTCATGGATACGACGATGACGACTTTCTCCTCACATTCCGACTCTACAACCAACAAATCTTTCGATTTCAGAACCTCGGGATTGAACTTAGAAAAAGCTACAAATGGATTCAAATATAAGTTAGGAACTGAAGCTTAAGCTCGTCGTCTTTCTCCTCTCCCCATTTCCGTCATGAAACGGCCATCGCCACCATCAAAGAAAGTCGTCGCTGCCCCACCTACACTCTCTTACTCACCATCTCCACCTCCGTTAACAAAAAATACCCAATTTTCGGACGAGCACCActaattttctgattttttctGTGCTGattatgttcaatttttttttgcccAACTTCGTTTTTAAGTTGGGGtaacagaaaacaaaaaaaaaaaagaaaaacaagaaaggtTGGAAAGGAGCGAGGAAAGgcagaaagagagaaattgagGTATGGGAGGGGAAGAAAGGGAAAGCAATGattgaagaggaaaaaaatggGGATGGGAggggaaaagaagaaagaagtgaaagaaaaataaagataacgATAACGATAGGGTGtggataagaaagaaaaaaggggttgtggttggggtggggggtggggtagCTGAAAAAAAGTAGTTAGGGGaagaagatgaaattttttgtttttaaacttattattttcttttttttaaaaataattttaataatttaaaattaaagttaaaattttatatattatgttcaCTAGCTTTTACATGCGTGTGACTACACTCTCTTGCCAACTCATCTATATTAATGTCACATAAAAATGATCAATGGTCAGAGGGGTTTAATATGTTGTGTTATGTTGAGTTTAAGGGTACAGATGACAAAAGTGTAAGTAGAATAGTCCACaatacaaactgatacaagtataagggtccatCCGACCATTTCACCCTAAATTAATGACACCTAAGGATGGTCAATGGTAAAAGGAGCTTGAAACTTCTATTTAGTTTGAGTTGAAGTGTCCGGATGAAACTATATAAAGTAGAAGGGTCCAGTGTACAATTCGAGTCAAGTATAAAGGTCCCAAACCATTTTGCCTATTtttattatgacttattaatataaaaatgtttgttttatggaatttttttgttatataacTATTGGCATCACTCATTACTTATAgggaaaaaacataaattacctCCTCAACTTGTATCGAAAAGTCAGTTACATACTCAAATTATTGCGGCGGCCTATTACACACCTAATCTTGTTCAAAGTGATATTAATATTCCCCTTCAAAGACTATCTCAGTTCTGTAAAATGAAGTGTTATACAcactttttcatatataaataatatttttttttaattttaaaaacatttatctcttgatattttcttaaatatttcaaaagaatatTTGGGCATCTTCCTCCTTACACCAtacttttctctttttaaaatctatttcttcttcttcattgttcataAATTGAAGGGGGGAAAATTGAAGAGAAAATAGGAGTCAATAAGTCAATTATGAAGTTGAGAGATGTTGGCGTAGGCGATAGGCGATGGGCAACACCATTGTTGCCGATGgaacaaataaatttttcagatctgtaaaattatttaaaaatattgataacTAACATGTAAATCAAACATTTCATTAGTATTCTTTGTGGGTAATGATTAATCAAATATGTTGTTGACATTTTGAGACATAAAAATTGTTGTGATTGTAGGTAGTGCTCCGGCGAGAATAGAGAAGACAAAGATGGAGAAATCACTTTCTtcgatgaatttttttataaatttgggcattataattatgaaatttatgcataaatattataagatttttaataGAAATCATTATCTttctcttaattatttttcGGTAATCTTCTCCGGTGAATCCTACGACAAGATCGAACGGAAAGATCATGAATtttaagatgaaaattattaactTTTCTTTTGAAGACATCATATTCTCCActtctttctatttctttttataagttCCTCTTTAATGGTAGAGTGTTGGATGTGCTTCCATCAAACAATTAATGGTGACAAATCTAGTGATTcctaagaagaagaagaactcaaaattaagaaaaatgtaaatgttcCTAAGAAATTGGGGTCACcaataaaagatttaaaaagaaagaaaattgaaataattgatacattaaaaattgtAATACATAATTGGTTAAAGACCAATAAAATAGTGCCATATGTTCAAATTTTTCAtactaacatatattttatcttcTCACGCACCTTAAGGAAGGTGAAGACACTTTCTTTGTCATGTCACATTCTAGGTGGTATTAAAATCACTTTGAACAAGATTAGGTATGTAGTAGGTCATCGTAATAATTTAAGCGAGTAATTGACTTTTCGATGTAAGTTCAAAGAGTAATTATGTCTTATGCCTTACATATATAAGAAACCTTCTaacaaaaatatacataacGAGTACTATAGAGGAAACTTAAATAATATagtatattaagaaaatatttaccaaTTATAGTagaacaactttcacatatagtaaatacaaaattaatatttgtatattatagcaAAGTTCGCATAATtacgctccatagcaaacatgaatatgtataatttgctatgcatatacaaagaaaccaattgtataattcgctatacatatacaaaagaaagcagttgtataccaatcaattgtataatttgtgtatatataaaatgagaaagagagaagggaaaagggtctgatatacccctcaactttgtgatttggagctgatatacccctcgttataaaagtggctcatatatgcccttaccgttatacaaacggctcacacatacccctgccgttacaaaatggctcacatatacccttcatttaacggaagttaaaaaattagttttaaatttatatttattacttctaattttttttttaaaattatttaggggtatatatgattcttctatcaaagttcaaggtatattttaatttttttcatacataaattattttttgacttcttttattataattatttgaatttcttattcttattttatttttttatttcatttcttagtttaaagaataaaaattaaaccttttttttgtgtattgtaatttaatttcgtattcaaagaaaaaatttgatcatctacaataagttttacaagaatattagtgaaacataaataaatttgattttcaaaataataattataaaatagtcattgaaacaaaaaaagtcaaaaaaaatgtttgacaaggattaaatttactcatatgggattatattttttagaaaaaaataataaaaatttagattaaaattatttttttttcattttccgttagaggaaaaggatatatgtgagccatttgtttacaagtaggggtatatatgagccactttcataacaaggggtatatcagctctaaatgacaaagttgaggggtatatcagacctttttcccaagagagaaagacaaaagaaaattggacaggagaaaatttgtattatataaattataagtgtataggatgaagATAATGTATTTGCAGGTGtacatacaattttctctcgctttattcaaacaaaaacgcaatttatacatttcgtttccgTTTGTATAAGCGATAAAGGCGAGGGCGGCNtatatatatatatatatatatatatatttgcattatacaaacacaaacacattttatacatttgtgttgtTTAAAATTAAGAgggagcgagcgagagagggagagtggcaaGCAAAAGTTTGAGGCGGAGACGTGACTGACAAACTATTTGCTACAGGacacacaattaaatcaaagtgtagatatagcatttaatttgatttattagtttgttattatattcaatttttctttataataataatattttttttcacttgatcacttttaatacatttataattcaGTTCAATTAAAAATGAATCGTTCCCATCGGAGAGAGAGAGTTTCTTCTCAGCGCGCTGCTGCATTTCACAATAcgaaaaaaacattttttttaaagaacacAAAATGAAGGGGttaaaatttaagagaaaataaTGCAGATAAACAAAGTTATACGGTAGTTAATAAGTTAATATACctacaatttaatttaaattaccAATTGCCACTAACATACTATCATAAGTACATGGTCCACGTCCAGAGTTTGTATAATTcggtttctaattgtataaattcagGATTTGCATAATTCAAtttctaatgatataaataaataaaaattctaatgTTATAGATCCAAAATTTGTATATGCTTACCCTAACTTATATATAATTATCCTATTGATACATttaatttgtgtaatttttaatttttttctaaatgtataaataaaaaactcaTATATATACTTACCCTTTTTGTATATTAGCAAGCAAATTATacaaaggaaaatactcattgCAAACAAAACTATGACTATGAATCGGAAATCCTAATTGGCATTCCACGTCATCAAAAATGCTTAGTTGGCTTTCCATGTCAAAGTAGCTCAGCATCATCTCAAAATTTTTTCTACCCCTATATAAATAAAGAGGAAGTTCAGTTGAGAAGCAAAAAATCAGttagaaagagagagagagaaagtgtTTGGTGTTTCTTCTTCATTTGGGTTTTGGATTTCTGCCTCTCATCAAATGAGAGATTTTCAAGGTGAGTGCTTCAATCACAGCAATTTCTTGAAGATTTTTAGTTAAATTTGGGCGAATTATACTCTACTTTCTGCATACAAAACTGTTTGATTGATTGTCTCAGCCAGAAATAGAATCTCCATTTTCCTTATAAGATGAATAATGCAAGACGAATTACCGGTGGTGTTCCGGGTCTTAACGATGAGATTCTTGGGGTTATTTTTTCAAGATTACCAGTCAAAACTCTGATGCGATTGAAGTGCTTATATAAGGACTATTCCAAGCTGATTTCAAGCCCCTGGTTTATCAATCTGTATAGCAAGAGGTTTAGTTCAATCCCTGATAACCATTGTATCTTTGTTCAGACTGGGGAGATAAATCGTTTGATCCGTATACAATATCCTGGCGACTTGATAAAGCTTAATGAACCCTGTTCGACCGATTATACTGTTATAGGTTCAATCAATGGCTTGATCTGTTTAGTTACTCTGATTGATTCCCGTCAATGGATTTGCCTATGGAACCCTGCCATAAATCAATACAAGATGTTCCGTGTGCACAATGAGAACCCTCAAGAGAAACGCAAATGTGATATTAGTATGGGTTTTGGATATGATAAAGATTCTGATGATTACAAGGTCATGAGGATTCTAAGCTATAAAAAAGGTGGGCCGTTGACTATACTTGAGATTTACTCAACCAATTCGGAGTGTTGGAAAGAAGTGAAGTCTAATCGTCGCTTAAAAATGAGTACCAGCTTCTGTAATGTAATAGTTGAAGGGTTTACTTGCTGGGTTGCAGAGGATTTGGATGGAGATATTGTTCTTGCCTCGTTTGTTTGGAGTAAAGAGAAGTTCTTCATAATAACTTTCCCGGAAGAAGTGATACTTACATCTCAAAATTTTGTGGCCACCAACTATCATGGGTCATTTGCAGTGCTTGCATACTCTTCACCCACAAAATTCAAGGCGCGTATTGATGTTTGGGAGATTGAACTTGATATCGCTGCAAAGCAGTGTAAATGGATAAAGAAGAACACCTTTCACACGGATTTTGGCCTTTCAACACATTGGGGTCTTACTGGTGGAGATATAGTAGTTGAAAATGCTCCAAACATGCCCTTCTTGTTCAACCTCACAACAAAACAAAGGTGGGAATTGGGAATAAATCCTATTCTTTCACTTACCAACTATACTCAGAGCCTTGTATCAATTAAGGGGTTCAGGCGTGTCGGCAATCAACTGAAAAGGAAGAGGAAGGATTCAAATCCAGTAAGAGCAAGATTGAACTGAAGTAAATGTAGCAATTCCAACATATTATATTCTACTTTTCCTTGTCTCTACTGTTCCATAAACATTCCTATGATAGTCCGGTATCGAATCTAGCATGAACTTAGAAATTTAAATGTTTAGCAATTGGCCTCATTATGGTCCAAAATATGTACTTTTGAGTTGCTATCTGTAGTAAGAAAACTCGCCAGTTTAATGTGCATTTGTCACAATGGTGGAATTTCCAATTGCTAATGCAACTTTTTTTGCTCTATGATCAGAAGAGAACTTCTATTTTTTATAGTGAATGTGAATTGCATCTCCTGAGTTTAGTGTTTTACTTCTTTGAGTAAGATAGGCGAAACAATTTCGACCAGTAAAACGTGTAGTGTGTCAATTGGCATTTCAGTACGGTGTATCTGTAATCACACTTAGTGTTTTTTGAACTCTAAAGCCATATTAACTCATACAGATCGAGGAAGAAATGATGCCAACATTCTTTGACTAATGTGCACTTTCTTGCGGATCCTGTCAGTTTCTCAATCAGATATTACACTAGACTAATATGCATACCTAAATATTATTTACTGGGATGTAATTTATACATAATGAGTACTGTAAAGGAAACTTAcactaaatatattatattaagaaaatatttatcatttatagcaataatattttttttcatttgatcacttttaatacatttataattcagttttaagatatattataaaaaaattttttactattcacatataatataagttttattgataaataatatacattaccacacattttaatacacttataattcaatgtgtcaatttcttaccaaacaagcataatatatttaaaagaacaGTTATGACTCACATGTATTGCATACAAAatatattacagatttaacataatattgctgtaaatattaattaaaaaaattagttacaGAAATATCACCTTATAGTTTACTTCTTATAGTTTACTTATTACTATTATCCCCTATAAGTTTTACAAAATCCCTCATTTTTCTCTTAAGTCAAAAATGCTTTAATGTATCCGACCCTCTTTTAATGTATAACGCTTCGATTTTTTGACGATTAATGTATCCGATCCTcttttaatgtatcagcgcatgTATCCGAcctctttttaatgtataagCGCTTTGATTTTTTGGCTATTAATGTATCTAACctctctttttaatgtatcagcaATTAAATCTGTTTGAGAGATTTCTCTAATTATACACTTTTGagagataaattataattttgccttaaaaatatatGACTTTTGTAATTTGCCCATCCAAATAATTTACATAGTAGATAGTAGGGAAAAAAATTGTACATAATAGCAAacatttaaatcaaaataaatcctATAGctactatttaatttatttgtattgcGCATCAAATGTTGCACATATTTTGCCAATTTGATTGGGACCCACGAATCTAGAAAAAAActgatgatttatttttatacaaatccATTTACTGTCTTCTCTTTcccattttctttcaatttttcctaaaatttctCTCCAAATCAggtttttttcaattgattggGGCCCACGCtctatttttatacaaattcattaGCTATTTTTACCCTCCCAATTTCTTTCAAGTTCTCCTAAAATTTCTCcctaaatcataattttcttaaaaatttatatatagtttccactaatataaattttaactatacacaaatttttaaaattataatgtaCAGTTTCACTAATACATTAATAGTTATTGTATTAGTAGCTTCACAACAATTCTCtgtatatacaatataaatattacatATGATACAATTTtgtgcattatttttttataaggaTACTTTTTGTATAATGATCATTTAGACATATACAATTGCACACACTTATACATCCAAACTAAGGACGAACCTTCACtgtataaataaacaaatttgaaaaagtagACAACAGTTTCATATACTTATTCAACTTAAAACAACACCAATAGGTATATGTATACAAACTACAACGAGTTCTATTTTTCATTGATATACATATTCCCAATATACACTTATATAAACAATTTCTTTTgcgtttctctctttctcgtattatacaaattcaaattgtatataattt
This window of the Solanum pennellii chromosome 2, SPENNV200 genome carries:
- the LOC107010758 gene encoding F-box/kelch-repeat protein At3g23880-like, producing MNNARRITGGVPGLNDEILGVIFSRLPVKTLMRLKCLYKDYSKLISSPWFINLYSKRFSSIPDNHCIFVQTGEINRLIRIQYPGDLIKLNEPCSTDYTVIGSINGLICLVTLIDSRQWICLWNPAINQYKMFRVHNENPQEKRKCDISMGFGYDKDSDDYKVMRILSYKKGGPLTILEIYSTNSECWKEVKSNRRLKMSTSFCNVIVEGFTCWVAEDLDGDIVLASFVWSKEKFFIITFPEEVILTSQNFVATNYHGSFAVLAYSSPTKFKARIDVWEIELDIAAKQCKWIKKNTFHTDFGLSTHWGLTGGDIVVENAPNMPFLFNLTTKQRWELGINPILSLTNYTQSLVSIKGFRRVGNQLKRKRKDSNPVRARLN